In one Gemmatimonadota bacterium genomic region, the following are encoded:
- a CDS encoding PhzF family phenazine biosynthesis protein, with the protein MSNSYAYHTLDVFTDTIFGGNPLAVLTDARGLNTEQMQQICREFNLSETVFVLPPEDPSHTRRVRIFTPGRELPFAGHPTVGTAFLLAATGMIPLTEGATHIVLGEGVGPVPVTIRVEAGKPVSAELTTAQAPEFRGDAPTARDIAALLSLDVSDVSTTPLTAEAVSCGVPFLIAPLASRDAVSRARLDRATWERVLANGWTKEVYLFDARAVSTGGAIRARMFAPSLGIGEDPATGSAAACLAAYLAKHAADGAALSWTVEQGFEMGRPSILSLSAEKSAGKIGAVKVAGKSVLVSQGTLRVR; encoded by the coding sequence TTGAGCAACTCATACGCGTATCACACCCTCGACGTCTTCACCGATACGATATTCGGCGGCAACCCGCTCGCGGTACTGACCGATGCACGCGGACTGAATACGGAGCAGATGCAACAGATCTGCAGAGAGTTCAATCTCTCGGAGACCGTATTCGTACTTCCACCCGAAGACCCGTCGCACACGCGACGCGTTCGCATCTTCACGCCAGGCCGGGAGCTGCCGTTCGCGGGGCATCCAACCGTCGGCACTGCGTTTCTTCTCGCTGCGACAGGAATGATACCACTGACCGAAGGCGCGACGCACATCGTGCTGGGCGAAGGCGTGGGGCCTGTTCCGGTGACGATACGTGTCGAGGCCGGAAAGCCGGTTTCCGCGGAGCTCACAACCGCGCAAGCGCCGGAGTTCAGAGGTGACGCGCCAACGGCACGCGACATCGCCGCTCTCCTATCACTGGACGTATCGGATGTGTCGACTACACCACTGACGGCTGAAGCGGTATCGTGCGGGGTTCCATTCCTCATTGCGCCGCTCGCGAGTCGCGACGCCGTCAGTCGCGCAAGGCTCGACCGCGCGACGTGGGAGCGAGTGCTGGCGAATGGATGGACGAAGGAAGTGTATCTCTTCGACGCGCGTGCAGTGTCAACGGGTGGTGCGATCCGCGCGCGGATGTTCGCACCGAGCCTGGGGATTGGCGAGGACCCGGCGACTGGCTCTGCAGCTGCGTGTCTCGCAGCGTATCTCGCGAAACATGCAGCAGACGGCGCAGCGCTGAGCTGGACCGTCGAGCAGGGCTTCGAGATGGGGCGACCGAGCATTCTGTCGCTGTCGGCCGAGAAGAGTGCCGGGAAGATCGGAGCGGTCAAGGTCGCGGGAAAGTCGGTGTTGGTGAGCCAGGGCACACTGCGGGTGCGGTAG
- a CDS encoding MFS transporter codes for MPATKRDLTGREKQLTHLSAVGKAPPLLGRSLLLVFVIMFGATASFYLLLSVVPLYATAAGAGGIGAGFATGALMCSTIAAELATPYMMGKFGYRIVLAAGLVFIGLPSLLLIPFSSIAAILAISLVRGIGLGITVVIGSSLVVWFVPEERHSEALGLYGVVVGIPAVVGLPLGVWLAVHFGYAPVFVAAAAVATVAIPAVLGLPRRESDLTEPIDFLHALRAPELNRPAIIFAATAMAAGVVVTFLPLVVTQADGNVAAAGLLVQAVSMTLMRGWAGRYGARRNTTLLTAAVLMTAAGILAVAASRNAAVVLTAMAVFGGGFGIAQNASLALMFERVSKSRYDAVSALWNAAYDAGLGVGGVGFGLLAARSGYGMALALTAALVVVALIPARRLAAS; via the coding sequence ATGCCAGCCACAAAAAGGGATCTGACGGGACGCGAAAAGCAGCTCACACATCTTTCAGCTGTTGGCAAAGCGCCACCTCTACTCGGCAGATCGCTGCTCCTTGTCTTCGTCATCATGTTTGGTGCGACGGCGAGTTTCTATCTATTGCTATCGGTTGTTCCGTTGTACGCGACAGCCGCAGGAGCAGGCGGGATCGGCGCGGGATTCGCAACCGGAGCACTCATGTGCTCTACAATCGCAGCTGAGTTGGCCACACCGTACATGATGGGAAAGTTCGGGTATCGTATTGTGTTGGCTGCTGGCCTCGTGTTCATCGGGTTGCCATCGCTGTTGTTGATCCCCTTCTCCAGCATCGCAGCAATTCTGGCGATCTCTCTCGTTCGCGGAATCGGGCTCGGTATAACCGTGGTGATAGGCAGCTCTCTCGTTGTGTGGTTCGTCCCCGAAGAGCGGCACAGTGAGGCACTGGGACTTTACGGTGTAGTTGTTGGTATACCAGCAGTAGTGGGCCTCCCCCTCGGCGTTTGGCTTGCCGTTCATTTCGGATATGCACCAGTGTTCGTGGCCGCCGCAGCGGTTGCAACTGTCGCGATACCGGCAGTATTGGGACTGCCTCGCCGCGAATCTGATCTGACTGAGCCGATCGACTTTCTTCACGCACTTCGAGCACCGGAATTGAACAGGCCAGCGATCATATTTGCGGCCACAGCCATGGCTGCAGGCGTCGTCGTGACATTTCTTCCGCTGGTGGTAACTCAGGCGGACGGAAACGTCGCTGCCGCCGGTCTTCTCGTGCAGGCTGTGTCGATGACGTTGATGCGCGGATGGGCCGGCCGTTACGGCGCGCGGCGCAACACGACATTGCTCACGGCGGCTGTGCTCATGACCGCGGCAGGGATCCTTGCAGTGGCTGCAAGTAGAAACGCAGCCGTCGTACTAACGGCGATGGCAGTATTCGGCGGTGGTTTCGGCATTGCGCAGAACGCGAGCCTCGCACTCATGTTCGAGCGAGTCTCCAAATCCCGCTACGACGCTGTCAGTGCGTTGTGGAACGCCGCGTACGACGCGGGACTAGGTGTCGGAGGCGTCGGGTTCGGCTTGCTTGCCGCTCGCAGTGGATACGGAATGGCGCTTGCGCTCACGGCTGCGCTGGTAGTTGTCGCGCTCATACCAGCACGACGCCTGGCGGCCAGCTAG
- a CDS encoding anti-sigma factor encodes MTDRPDLNTALRDALPTYEAPAALSAWATEQARRFDMESRGESARAPERNRARTLSVARWQMAAALLCAAALGWAGATLRTVTHGISASDQTASALVDTHIRSLLPGHLIDVQSSDRHTVKPWFAGRIDISPPVMDLASKGFPLIGGRLDYVQGHSAAAIVYGRRLHMINLFVWRSPPGEQAVASTVRDGYAILHWTTGDLSYWAVSDAAPADLDAFRAAYLEEASPPASR; translated from the coding sequence ATGACTGATCGTCCCGATCTGAACACTGCGTTGCGCGACGCGCTCCCCACCTACGAAGCACCAGCCGCGCTTTCAGCGTGGGCAACCGAGCAGGCGCGCCGATTCGACATGGAATCGCGCGGTGAATCTGCTCGGGCGCCCGAGCGGAATCGTGCCAGGACGTTGTCGGTTGCGCGCTGGCAGATGGCTGCGGCCCTCCTCTGTGCCGCTGCACTCGGCTGGGCTGGAGCAACTCTGCGTACCGTCACGCACGGAATATCTGCATCGGATCAGACCGCCAGCGCGCTGGTCGACACGCACATCCGATCGCTCCTGCCCGGACATCTCATCGACGTCCAATCCAGCGACCGGCATACCGTGAAGCCGTGGTTCGCTGGCCGCATAGACATCTCACCACCGGTCATGGACCTGGCATCGAAAGGCTTTCCGTTGATCGGAGGCCGGCTCGACTACGTCCAGGGACATTCGGCGGCAGCGATCGTCTACGGTCGGCGGCTTCATATGATAAATCTGTTCGTCTGGCGCTCCCCTCCTGGCGAGCAGGCTGTAGCGTCGACAGTAAGGGATGGATACGCAATACTTCACTGGACTACCGGGGACCTCAGCTACTGGGCTGTATCCGATGCAGCTCCTGCCGATCTCGATGCGTTTCGGGCGGCGTATTTGGAGGAAGCGTCGCCGCCAGCATCACGCTGA
- a CDS encoding chloride channel protein, which translates to MTQPAAVESQHTPPFYDVEQRRTLVISGLAIIVGVGAVGIARLLIAAIALVTNISFFGRFTAHSVSPADNHLGIWVMIVPVIGGVIVGLMARYGSGAIRGHGIPEAMEQILTNESKISPKITVLKPLSAAIAIGSGGPFGAEGPIIATGGALGSLVGQVLHTTPDERKTLLAAGAAAGMAAIFGTPVAAVLLAIELLLFEYRPRSLVPVALASATATGIRMVFEGSAGVFAMPQLTQPSGEALTAYMVLGAIVGVAAVGVTKSLYYIEEGFEKLPIHWMWFPALGAVVVGIIGYFEPRTLGVGYDNISNILAGNFTNAVLIALVVLKFVSWSIALGSGTSGGTLAPLFTIGGGLGALLGILCVHWFPGLGVDPRIAALVGMAAIFAGASRALLTSVVFAFETTRQPIGLLPLLGGCSAAFIISSLMMRYTIMTEKLARRGTHVPTEYIAADPTEIARRDAEAVRHRHFDLPTDFGAARREARESRKTEIL; encoded by the coding sequence ATGACGCAGCCGGCAGCAGTTGAATCACAGCATACCCCACCCTTCTACGACGTTGAACAACGCCGAACGCTGGTCATTTCCGGGCTTGCGATAATCGTTGGCGTGGGCGCTGTGGGAATCGCAAGACTCCTCATCGCCGCGATCGCGCTCGTCACCAACATCTCCTTCTTCGGCAGATTCACAGCACATAGCGTCTCACCGGCCGACAACCACCTCGGCATCTGGGTGATGATCGTCCCGGTGATCGGCGGAGTCATCGTCGGATTGATGGCGCGCTATGGGTCAGGAGCGATTCGCGGCCACGGCATTCCGGAGGCGATGGAGCAGATACTCACCAACGAGAGCAAGATCTCGCCGAAGATCACCGTCTTGAAGCCGTTGTCGGCTGCTATCGCAATCGGCAGCGGCGGACCGTTCGGCGCGGAAGGCCCGATCATCGCAACCGGCGGCGCGCTGGGATCGCTCGTCGGTCAGGTACTCCACACCACTCCCGACGAGCGGAAGACCCTGCTCGCCGCAGGTGCGGCTGCAGGAATGGCGGCGATCTTCGGCACGCCGGTAGCGGCTGTCCTTCTTGCAATCGAGCTGCTGCTGTTCGAATACCGCCCGCGCTCGCTCGTCCCGGTCGCTCTCGCATCCGCGACCGCGACGGGAATCCGCATGGTATTCGAGGGCTCCGCCGGAGTCTTCGCGATGCCACAGTTGACGCAGCCGAGTGGCGAGGCGTTGACGGCATATATGGTGTTGGGCGCAATCGTTGGCGTCGCCGCCGTCGGAGTGACCAAGTCGCTGTATTACATCGAGGAAGGTTTCGAGAAGCTTCCGATCCACTGGATGTGGTTCCCTGCCCTTGGCGCCGTCGTGGTTGGTATCATCGGATACTTCGAGCCGCGCACACTGGGCGTCGGGTACGACAACATCTCGAACATTCTCGCCGGCAACTTCACCAATGCCGTGCTCATCGCCCTGGTCGTACTCAAGTTCGTCTCGTGGTCGATTGCACTCGGCAGCGGCACCTCGGGCGGAACGCTCGCACCGTTGTTCACCATCGGCGGTGGACTCGGCGCGCTGCTCGGGATATTGTGCGTGCACTGGTTTCCGGGTCTGGGCGTCGACCCGCGCATCGCCGCACTTGTTGGAATGGCGGCGATCTTTGCCGGCGCGTCGCGCGCGTTGCTCACTTCCGTCGTGTTCGCCTTCGAGACGACCCGACAACCGATCGGCCTCCTGCCATTGCTGGGCGGCTGCAGCGCGGCGTTCATCATATCATCTCTCATGATGCGCTACACCATCATGACGGAGAAGCTGGCGCGACGCGGCACCCACGTACCCACCGAGTACATCGCTGCGGACCCAACCGAGATCGCGCGGCGCGACGCAGAAGCGGTGCGCCATCGACACTTCGATCTGCCGACGGACTTTGGCGCAGCGCGGCGTGAGGCCAGGGAGTCGCGCAAGACGGAGATTCTCTAG
- a CDS encoding sigma-70 family RNA polymerase sigma factor, producing MRRSANVEPAIATDATTRAPDHAQEHGFERVVLPHLSAGFTLARYLTGNAQDAEDAVQDAIVRAMRYFHTLRGDDARPWFLTIVRRVCLTSYSVDYQARENSLSVDEPALQLIDSDETPDTALQRSLVRDRVREAVDQLPPPLREAIVLRELQDCAYGEIATITDVPIGTVMSRLSRARERLAALLHGVVDMGDVA from the coding sequence ATGAGACGCAGCGCCAACGTAGAACCAGCGATAGCAACTGATGCCACGACGCGCGCTCCTGACCACGCACAGGAGCACGGGTTCGAACGCGTCGTGCTGCCGCACCTCTCTGCCGGATTCACACTGGCGCGATATCTCACCGGGAACGCCCAGGATGCGGAGGATGCAGTGCAGGACGCTATCGTTCGCGCAATGAGATACTTCCACACGTTGCGAGGCGACGATGCTCGGCCGTGGTTCCTCACTATCGTGAGACGGGTGTGTCTCACGAGCTACAGTGTCGACTATCAGGCAAGAGAGAACAGTCTTTCTGTGGACGAGCCGGCGCTTCAGCTGATCGACAGCGACGAGACACCCGACACGGCACTGCAGCGCTCGCTCGTCCGCGATCGTGTCCGCGAGGCTGTCGATCAGCTTCCACCTCCGCTGCGCGAGGCCATAGTGCTGCGAGAGCTTCAGGACTGTGCGTACGGCGAGATCGCGACGATCACCGACGTTCCAATCGGCACCGTCATGTCGCGCCTGTCGCGCGCGCGCGAGCGACTGGCTGCATTGCTGCATGGCGTCGTGGACATGGGAGATGTTGCATGA
- a CDS encoding MarR family winged helix-turn-helix transcriptional regulator, with the protein MGSNTNPPESVASALVAIRRLVRTLRTTAVSVERETGLSTAQTFVLQLLLEAPAESMNDLAARTSTDQSSVSVVVSRLEAKGLVSRLNSATDARRTQVVITAEGTALMHRKPPTVQERLTRALSAMPAGSLGQLSSELNSLVSLMGADEEPATLIFEDDAAGSS; encoded by the coding sequence ATGGGTTCCAATACAAATCCCCCGGAGTCGGTAGCAAGTGCCCTCGTGGCGATCCGTCGCCTCGTCCGGACGCTTCGAACGACTGCCGTTTCGGTCGAGCGGGAAACCGGTCTGAGTACCGCTCAAACGTTCGTTCTGCAACTGTTGCTCGAAGCGCCTGCGGAGTCGATGAACGACCTCGCGGCGCGAACGTCCACAGACCAGAGCTCCGTGTCGGTGGTGGTCAGCCGGCTCGAGGCCAAGGGGCTCGTTTCCCGTCTCAACTCGGCCACTGACGCGCGGCGCACCCAGGTCGTCATAACGGCCGAAGGGACCGCACTCATGCACCGCAAGCCGCCCACGGTGCAGGAGCGACTCACCCGCGCACTCTCGGCCATGCCTGCCGGCTCGCTCGGCCAGCTATCCAGTGAATTGAACAGCCTCGTCTCCCTGATGGGCGCCGATGAAGAACCCGCCACCCTGATCTTCGAAGATGACGCAGCCGGCAGCAGTTGA
- a CDS encoding nitrilase-related carbon-nitrogen hydrolase translates to MADVVNLTIAQFQPKKGDYSGNLKRFEQLFESFMSADPRPDVIAFSETVLSGYFVEGGVRDVALPASTFATDVNRAFRARCTGQVDVVAGFYELHENTYFNSAIYVTLGGDEPVIAHVHRKVFLPTYGLFDEERFVEHGLGVRAFDTRWGRAAILICEDAWHALTATAAALDGAQIIFVPSASPARGAWPQPDEEIRGPASMHRWERLARDRAEEHGVFVALIQLTGNEGGKAFPGGSVIAGPHGDIRARAPLWDEASISVSLDLGDITRARASSPLLADLRTMLPHMLRSLGRAGERE, encoded by the coding sequence ATGGCCGACGTTGTGAACCTCACCATCGCGCAATTCCAACCGAAGAAAGGCGATTACTCAGGCAATCTCAAGCGATTCGAACAACTGTTCGAGTCGTTCATGAGCGCCGATCCACGCCCTGACGTCATCGCGTTCTCCGAAACCGTGCTCTCTGGCTATTTCGTCGAAGGCGGTGTTCGCGACGTTGCGTTGCCGGCCTCGACTTTTGCGACCGACGTCAACCGTGCCTTTCGCGCGCGCTGCACCGGACAGGTCGATGTGGTTGCAGGATTCTACGAGCTGCACGAAAACACGTATTTCAACAGCGCGATTTACGTCACACTCGGCGGTGACGAACCGGTGATTGCGCACGTGCACCGCAAGGTCTTTCTCCCCACGTACGGTCTCTTCGACGAAGAAAGATTCGTCGAACATGGACTCGGGGTTCGCGCGTTCGACACGCGCTGGGGACGCGCCGCTATTCTCATCTGCGAGGATGCATGGCACGCGCTCACGGCTACAGCGGCAGCGCTCGACGGCGCGCAGATCATCTTCGTTCCATCTGCATCTCCCGCGCGTGGTGCGTGGCCACAACCGGACGAGGAGATACGCGGCCCCGCGAGCATGCATCGATGGGAGCGTCTCGCGCGCGATCGCGCGGAGGAGCATGGCGTCTTCGTAGCTCTGATTCAGCTCACGGGCAACGAAGGCGGGAAGGCATTTCCCGGCGGCTCGGTGATCGCGGGGCCGCACGGCGACATTCGCGCGCGTGCGCCGCTGTGGGACGAGGCTTCGATATCGGTTTCACTCGACCTTGGCGACATTACCCGCGCGCGCGCATCCTCACCGTTGCTCGCGGACCTCAGAACGATGTTGCCGCACATGCTGCGCTCACTCGGACGCGCCGGCGAGCGCGAGTAG
- a CDS encoding cupredoxin domain-containing protein, which translates to MAIINNHARDNVALPDSREEFDPVNEEPSSDGVDRRHFLSCMAWAGTGMLWTLSGGIPRSSLLGAESLLKAKSKGDLFFMQISDSHIGFDKAANTDVTETMRAAIAKINALPVQPAFLLHTGDISHLSKPSEFDTADQVLLEARAGKTFFIPGEHDVSVDGGASYLDRYGKGTQRGRVGGGWYSFDHSGVHFMGLVNVLDLKAGGLGSLGSEQLEWIEKDVKHLSSSTPIVVFAHVPLWSVYPAWGWGTDDGARALGYLKRFGSVTVLNGHIHQTMQKVEGNVSFHTALSTAFPQPRPGTAPAPGPMTVPAGQLRDVLGVREVRYIPAHRHLALVDDTLSGNSPDAAFAAGEANARAHAAQTVAAASAAPPRSNEIGIDNFAFAPRVLTVPVGASVTWRNKDDVPHKIQSADKRFDPSPLLDTKATYTARFTKPGEYRYFCSLHPVMQGTIIVQ; encoded by the coding sequence ATGGCCATCATAAATAATCATGCTCGAGACAATGTCGCGTTACCCGACTCTCGGGAGGAATTCGACCCAGTCAACGAGGAGCCTTCTTCGGACGGGGTGGACCGTCGTCACTTTCTCAGCTGTATGGCGTGGGCTGGAACAGGCATGTTGTGGACGTTGAGCGGCGGCATCCCGCGATCCTCGCTATTGGGCGCCGAGTCGCTGCTGAAGGCAAAATCGAAGGGCGATCTCTTCTTCATGCAGATCAGCGACAGCCACATTGGATTCGACAAGGCTGCCAATACCGACGTTACCGAGACGATGCGAGCCGCCATCGCGAAGATAAATGCATTGCCGGTTCAGCCCGCATTTCTGCTCCACACCGGTGACATCTCGCATCTGTCCAAGCCATCCGAATTTGATACCGCGGACCAGGTGTTGCTGGAGGCGCGCGCCGGCAAGACGTTCTTCATACCGGGTGAGCATGATGTGAGCGTGGACGGCGGCGCGAGTTATCTGGATCGCTACGGCAAGGGAACGCAGCGCGGACGAGTCGGTGGCGGATGGTACAGTTTCGATCACAGTGGCGTCCACTTCATGGGTCTCGTGAACGTCCTCGATCTCAAGGCTGGTGGACTTGGCTCACTTGGCTCTGAACAGCTGGAATGGATAGAAAAGGATGTGAAGCACCTATCCAGCAGCACACCGATCGTCGTCTTCGCGCACGTTCCGCTCTGGAGCGTGTATCCTGCGTGGGGCTGGGGCACGGACGACGGCGCTCGCGCACTTGGCTACCTCAAGCGCTTCGGATCCGTCACCGTGCTGAACGGGCACATCCACCAGACCATGCAAAAGGTAGAGGGAAACGTGTCGTTCCACACGGCACTTTCCACCGCGTTTCCGCAGCCGCGTCCCGGCACCGCACCGGCGCCGGGACCAATGACAGTTCCCGCAGGTCAGCTCCGCGACGTGCTGGGTGTGCGCGAGGTTCGTTACATTCCCGCACACCGGCATCTGGCACTGGTCGATGATACGCTCTCCGGAAATTCTCCTGATGCAGCGTTTGCGGCGGGAGAGGCCAATGCGCGTGCACATGCGGCACAGACGGTTGCCGCCGCGTCAGCCGCACCGCCTCGCTCGAACGAGATCGGCATCGACAATTTCGCCTTTGCGCCCAGGGTTCTGACCGTTCCGGTCGGCGCGAGCGTGACATGGCGGAACAAGGACGACGTGCCCCACAAGATCCAGAGCGCCGACAAGCGTTTCGATCCGTCGCCGCTTCTCGATACGAAGGCAACGTACACCGCTCGATTCACCAAGCCGGGAGAGTATCGCTATTTTTGTTCGCTACATCCTGTGATGCAGGGTACGATTATCGTTCAATGA
- a CDS encoding PBP1A family penicillin-binding protein, with product MLLAARRIALTSAFLLLATPVLSAGAQSSSGDPWRIDPLPQASLVFANDGTLVGEIGRELRTSISIRTLPKYVGQAFVAVEDQRFYQHNGVDLIGIAGAIKDDIMGDRRGASTITQQLVGNMHPDIINRNDSDQSALARLERKRREQQAAREMEKHYNKEQILEAYLNVISFGHGYYGIESAAQHYFGKSASKLTLPEAATLAAMPKGPGIYDPVLHPARTVERRNTVLVLMQQQHYITQSEFNSARATPLVTAPNWGMPAPAQYFIDVVRIQATRAGIPVMSGGYRIYTSIDPLMQTAATDALRAEADAIEARPGYRHPTIASGKDYLQGAVVALDPNTGDVRALVGGRDYARSSYDRAIDGMRQPGSSFKPIVYATAVADSLAPTTMLADTAIAILLPNGRYYRPDDDDHRYLGMITMREALAKSRNIVAVELGQKLGMDSVIATARRMGITSPIAPVPASAIGASAVQALNLVSAYTTFANLGTPVTPRFIYRVEDPSGKVVMSQPVHALQPALDPRVTFVTRDMMRDVVDRGTATAVRKYVPYSIPVAGKTGTTNDNTDAWFIGVAPGIVAGVWMGFDRPTPMGSASAGGAIAAPVWGRMVSAYLSARGARETDWMPPIGVISAELDRATGQMANALTPPNRRYTEYWVEGTEPDSLKLDPWTAFKGGALVF from the coding sequence ATGCTCCTTGCCGCACGGCGGATCGCCCTGACCAGCGCGTTCCTGCTCCTTGCGACGCCCGTGCTGAGCGCGGGCGCCCAGAGCAGTTCAGGCGACCCGTGGCGGATCGACCCGCTGCCGCAGGCGTCGCTCGTCTTCGCCAATGACGGAACGCTCGTCGGCGAGATCGGCAGAGAACTGCGCACCAGCATCTCGATCCGCACACTCCCGAAGTACGTCGGTCAGGCGTTCGTGGCGGTCGAGGATCAGCGCTTCTATCAACACAACGGCGTCGATCTCATCGGCATCGCCGGCGCGATAAAGGACGACATCATGGGCGACCGGCGCGGCGCGAGCACCATCACGCAGCAGCTGGTCGGCAACATGCATCCGGACATCATCAACCGGAATGACAGCGATCAGTCGGCGCTCGCGCGTCTGGAACGCAAGCGGCGCGAGCAGCAGGCTGCGCGCGAGATGGAGAAGCACTACAACAAGGAACAGATCCTCGAAGCCTATCTCAACGTCATATCGTTCGGGCACGGCTACTACGGAATCGAGAGCGCCGCGCAGCACTACTTCGGGAAATCGGCGAGCAAGCTGACACTTCCCGAAGCTGCGACACTCGCCGCGATGCCCAAGGGACCGGGGATATACGATCCGGTGCTGCATCCGGCGCGCACGGTCGAGCGACGCAATACGGTTCTCGTGCTGATGCAGCAGCAGCACTACATAACGCAATCGGAGTTCAACAGTGCACGCGCCACTCCGCTCGTCACGGCTCCCAACTGGGGAATGCCGGCGCCCGCACAGTACTTCATCGATGTGGTGCGCATCCAGGCAACCCGCGCGGGGATTCCGGTTATGTCCGGTGGATATCGCATCTATACGAGCATCGATCCCCTGATGCAGACGGCTGCGACCGACGCACTGCGCGCCGAAGCAGATGCAATAGAGGCACGGCCGGGATACAGGCACCCGACGATCGCGTCCGGGAAGGATTACCTGCAGGGAGCGGTTGTGGCTCTGGATCCGAACACCGGAGACGTGCGCGCGCTGGTCGGCGGGCGGGACTACGCACGCAGCTCCTACGACCGCGCCATCGACGGGATGCGGCAGCCGGGCTCTTCGTTCAAGCCGATTGTCTACGCTACAGCAGTGGCAGACAGTCTCGCACCGACGACGATGCTCGCGGATACTGCAATCGCGATTCTTCTTCCCAACGGTCGCTACTACCGTCCCGACGATGACGATCACCGTTACCTCGGCATGATCACGATGCGCGAAGCGCTCGCGAAGTCGCGCAACATCGTTGCCGTCGAGCTGGGCCAGAAGCTCGGTATGGATTCCGTCATTGCGACCGCGCGGCGAATGGGCATCACGTCGCCGATCGCCCCGGTTCCGGCAAGCGCGATCGGTGCGTCGGCGGTGCAGGCGCTGAATCTCGTAAGCGCGTACACGACGTTCGCGAATCTCGGAACGCCGGTCACGCCGAGGTTCATTTACAGGGTGGAAGATCCAAGCGGCAAGGTGGTGATGTCGCAGCCGGTTCACGCACTGCAGCCGGCGCTCGATCCCCGCGTAACGTTCGTCACGCGCGACATGATGCGTGACGTGGTGGATCGCGGAACCGCGACCGCGGTGCGCAAGTACGTGCCCTACAGCATACCGGTCGCGGGGAAGACGGGAACCACCAACGACAACACCGACGCGTGGTTCATCGGTGTCGCGCCAGGAATCGTCGCCGGTGTGTGGATGGGCTTCGATCGACCAACGCCGATGGGCAGCGCGTCCGCGGGTGGCGCGATTGCGGCCCCCGTGTGGGGCCGCATGGTCTCGGCCTATCTCAGTGCACGCGGGGCTCGCGAGACCGACTGGATGCCGCCGATCGGCGTGATCAGCGCGGAGCTCGATCGCGCGACAGGGCAGATGGCGAACGCGCTCACGCCGCCGAATCGGCGCTATACCGAGTATTGGGTCGAAGGCACCGAGCCGGATTCGCTGAAGCTGGATCCGTGGACTGCGTTCAAGGGTGGCGCGCTGGTTTTCTAG
- a CDS encoding GNAT family protein, which produces MTDATRYVEQIPMHVGPVTLEGQRARLIPMTRDHVDALFRAADFPAIWEHTGTRPIKTVDDMRRYVDVALAEAAAGTAVPFVTTDPVTGEIIGSTRFANMSLADHRVEIGWTWMRPDRQRTGVNGEAKAMMLRQAFDVWGALRVEIKTDVRNTRSRAAIERIGGLYEGTFRQHMVVRDGRVRDTVYYSIMDYDWRDPNHRAYKNAVSYGITPNPEPLV; this is translated from the coding sequence ATGACAGACGCGACGCGGTACGTCGAACAGATTCCCATGCATGTCGGGCCCGTAACCCTCGAAGGGCAACGGGCCCGTCTCATTCCAATGACCCGCGATCACGTGGATGCGCTGTTCAGAGCCGCGGATTTCCCTGCGATCTGGGAACACACGGGGACACGTCCGATAAAGACGGTCGATGACATGCGACGCTACGTCGATGTCGCACTCGCTGAAGCGGCGGCGGGAACTGCCGTTCCATTCGTCACGACCGACCCGGTAACCGGCGAGATCATCGGCTCCACGCGATTCGCGAACATGAGTCTCGCCGATCACCGCGTCGAGATCGGATGGACGTGGATGCGCCCCGACCGTCAGCGTACGGGAGTGAATGGCGAGGCGAAGGCGATGATGTTGCGCCAGGCCTTCGATGTGTGGGGCGCGCTACGCGTGGAGATCAAGACCGATGTGCGCAACACGAGATCGCGCGCGGCAATCGAGCGGATAGGAGGCCTGTACGAAGGCACCTTCCGGCAGCACATGGTCGTGCGCGACGGCCGCGTGCGTGATACGGTCTACTACAGCATCATGGATTACGATTGGCGAGACCCGAACCACCGCGCGTACAAGAACGCCGTCTCGTATGGCATCACGCCAAATCCGGAGCCACTGGTTTGA